The sequence TCGAGTATCGAGGAGACCACCTGGTATGTCCGGAGGGCAAGAAGCTGCGCCGCAATGGCCTCCGCAGGACTGACCGAGTCCATCAGTACGTTGCTCGCCACAGCGACTGCCAGCAATGTCCGGTGAAGACCGAGTGTCTGCCGACTCGCCAGAAGCGTAGATACATAGCTCTTAGCATGTACCATCCGGTCTTCATGAGAGCAAGAGAGCGTAACCGCAGCAAGGCCAATCAGAGGGAGATGCTCAGACGGCGAACGACTGTGGAGGGAGTGTTC is a genomic window of Dehalococcoidia bacterium containing:
- a CDS encoding transposase — translated: MNVTGYIPIHPNHEKNMFYTGGFEYRGDHLVCPEGKKLRRNGLRRTDRVHQYVARHSDCQQCPVKTECLPTRQKRRYIALSMYHPVFMRARERNRSKANQREMLRRRTTVEGVFASLDRLVWARSRLRGLWKVNCEGYISALAHNLKKAVRRLADRVTTPTPTVSGESVTAG